From Deltaproteobacteria bacterium, one genomic window encodes:
- the ffh gene encoding signal recognition particle protein: MMFQNLTDKFENIFKKLKNKGRLTEKDLDTTLRDVKLALLEADVNFKVVKDFVSHVRRRSMGADVLESLTPAQQVIKIVNSEMTTILGGGRVTLERASVPPLRIMLVGLQGSGKTTTAAKLGLFLKNEGHRPYLIPADLNRPAAVKQLLDTAERAGLAAFSPGPDESSPVAIYRKAAVQAGRAGADTLIIDTAGRLHMDEELMAEAASLAGVIHPHETLLVADAMTGQDAVHVAEKFNTRLGLTGIVLTKLDGDARGGAALSMRRVTGVPIKFAGMGEAIEALEPFNPDRISSRILGMGDMLTLIDRAGKAMEEKEALKIAGKQIKGEFDLEDFRDQLRHIRSMGSIQDLLSMLPIPGKMKKSFAGEADEKDLARITAIIDSMTPRERQNPRIIKSSRKKRISAGSGTTVVDVNRLLKRFDEARKMMKMMGKGRRMKGKMPFPTV; encoded by the coding sequence ATGATGTTTCAGAATCTCACCGATAAATTTGAAAATATCTTCAAAAAACTCAAAAATAAAGGGCGGCTTACCGAAAAAGATCTCGACACCACCCTGAGGGACGTGAAGCTAGCCCTTTTGGAGGCTGATGTCAATTTCAAGGTCGTCAAGGACTTCGTGTCCCATGTTCGCCGGCGTTCTATGGGGGCCGATGTTCTGGAGAGTCTTACCCCCGCCCAGCAGGTAATCAAGATCGTCAACTCTGAAATGACCACCATCCTCGGGGGGGGGAGGGTTACTTTGGAGAGGGCCTCCGTCCCACCTTTGCGCATCATGCTTGTGGGGCTCCAGGGATCAGGCAAGACCACCACGGCCGCGAAACTCGGCCTTTTTCTGAAAAACGAGGGCCACAGGCCATACCTGATACCGGCTGATCTGAACCGGCCTGCCGCTGTTAAGCAGCTTCTGGATACGGCAGAGCGGGCGGGTCTTGCCGCCTTTTCCCCCGGCCCTGACGAATCATCGCCGGTTGCGATCTATAGAAAGGCCGCTGTCCAGGCCGGCAGGGCGGGAGCGGACACCCTTATTATCGACACGGCTGGAAGGCTCCATATGGACGAGGAGTTAATGGCCGAGGCTGCGTCTCTTGCCGGTGTTATCCATCCGCACGAGACGCTTCTGGTTGCCGATGCCATGACGGGGCAGGACGCCGTCCATGTTGCCGAAAAATTCAACACGCGCCTCGGCCTGACCGGGATCGTGTTGACAAAGCTGGATGGTGACGCCCGGGGCGGAGCGGCTCTTTCCATGCGCCGGGTCACAGGCGTTCCCATCAAATTCGCCGGCATGGGTGAGGCCATAGAGGCCCTGGAACCCTTCAATCCGGACAGGATATCCTCCCGTATTCTCGGCATGGGAGACATGCTCACCCTTATTGATCGTGCCGGGAAGGCAATGGAGGAGAAAGAGGCACTAAAAATTGCCGGGAAACAGATCAAGGGTGAGTTTGATCTGGAGGATTTCCGAGATCAACTCCGCCATATCCGCAGCATGGGTTCGATTCAGGATCTTCTTTCCATGTTGCCCATACCGGGAAAAATGAAAAAATCATTTGCGGGTGAAGCGGATGAAAAGGATCTGGCCAGGATTACTGCCATCATAGACAGCATGACCCCGCGGGAGAGGCAAAACCCCAGGATAATTAAAAGCAGCAGGAAAAAGCGGATATCAGCCGGGTCAGGAACAACGGTTGTAGACGTAAACCGGCTGCTGAAACGTTTTGACGAGGCCAGAAAGATGATGAAGATGATGGGGAAAGGACGTAGGATGAAGGGAAAAATGCCTTTCCCGACTGTTTAA
- the gabD gene encoding NADP-dependent succinate-semialdehyde dehydrogenase — protein sequence MAKLDIKDSGLFRQQCYINGVWCDADSGDTIEVINPATRRRIGAVPRMGADETRRAIDAADAAFRSWRNRTAHDRCRTVRRWFELIMENQEDLAVIMTAEQGKPLAESRGEIGYGASFVEWFSEEGRRVYGDTIPQHQPGKRVIVIKQPVGVCAAITPWNFPSSMITRKAAPALAAGCAMVVKPASYTPYSALALAELADRAGLPPGVFSVVTGSSGAIGGEMTSNPTVRKLTFTGSTKIGKLLMKQSADTVKRISLELGGNAPFIVFADADLDAAIEGAMVSKYRNSGQTCVCTNRFLVAEEVYDAFTEKLSGAVRKLKVGDGLKGEVQQGPLIDMDAILKVEEQIQDAVSKGGKVVRGGKRHKLGGTFFQPTIISDVTTEMLIAREETFGPVAPLFRFSTEKEAIQMANDTEYGLAAYFYTRDNARVWRVAEGLEYGMVGINTGLISTTVAPFGGYKESGIGREGSKYGIEEYLEVKYMCMGEIEGT from the coding sequence ATGGCGAAGTTAGATATCAAGGATTCCGGACTCTTTCGACAGCAGTGCTATATCAATGGTGTGTGGTGCGACGCCGACAGCGGGGATACCATTGAGGTCATAAACCCGGCCACGCGCCGGAGGATCGGCGCTGTCCCGAGAATGGGAGCGGACGAGACCCGCAGGGCCATTGATGCGGCCGATGCAGCCTTCCGTTCCTGGCGGAACCGAACTGCCCATGACCGGTGCCGGACCGTACGCAGGTGGTTTGAGCTCATCATGGAGAACCAGGAGGACCTGGCCGTGATCATGACCGCGGAACAGGGCAAGCCCCTGGCCGAATCCCGTGGTGAGATCGGCTACGGGGCCTCGTTCGTGGAATGGTTCTCCGAGGAGGGCAGAAGGGTCTACGGGGACACTATACCCCAGCACCAGCCGGGCAAGCGGGTCATTGTCATCAAACAGCCCGTGGGTGTCTGCGCCGCCATCACCCCATGGAACTTTCCATCCTCCATGATCACCCGGAAGGCAGCCCCGGCCCTGGCAGCCGGGTGTGCCATGGTCGTCAAGCCCGCTTCCTACACCCCTTATTCCGCTCTTGCCCTTGCCGAGCTGGCCGACCGTGCCGGACTTCCTCCCGGCGTTTTTTCCGTGGTCACCGGGTCCTCCGGCGCCATCGGGGGTGAAATGACCTCAAACCCCACGGTGCGGAAGCTTACTTTCACCGGGTCCACCAAGATCGGAAAGCTCCTGATGAAGCAGAGCGCCGACACAGTGAAGAGGATCTCTCTGGAACTGGGAGGCAACGCCCCCTTTATCGTGTTTGCCGACGCCGACCTCGATGCCGCCATCGAGGGAGCCATGGTCTCAAAGTACCGCAATTCGGGGCAGACCTGCGTCTGCACAAACCGGTTTCTCGTGGCCGAAGAGGTGTACGATGCCTTCACGGAGAAACTGTCCGGAGCGGTGAGGAAGCTGAAGGTCGGTGATGGGCTCAAGGGAGAGGTCCAGCAGGGACCCCTCATCGACATGGATGCGATACTCAAGGTGGAAGAACAGATTCAGGATGCGGTGTCCAAAGGAGGGAAAGTAGTCCGGGGTGGAAAGAGACACAAACTCGGCGGCACCTTTTTCCAGCCGACAATTATCTCCGACGTGACGACAGAGATGTTGATCGCCAGAGAGGAGACATTCGGTCCCGTGGCGCCCCTGTTCCGGTTCAGTACGGAAAAAGAGGCGATACAGATGGCCAATGACACCGAGTATGGCCTGGCGGCCTACTTCTATACCCGGGACAATGCCCGTGTATGGCGTGTGGCCGAGGGGCTGGAGTACGGCATGGTGGGCATCAACACGGGCCTCATTTCAACCACAGTCGCGCCGTTTGGGGGCTACAAGGAATCCGGCATCGGGCGCGAGGGATCAAAGTACGGCATCGAGGAGTACCTGGAGGTCAAGTACATGTGCATGGGGGAGATCGAAGGGACGTAG
- the rpsP gene encoding 30S ribosomal protein S16: MSVSIRLRRMGKKKQPYYRVVVADSRSPRDGRFIETIGTYDPKKDPAEITLMEDKALHWLRNGAKPSDTVRSLMSKTGILKRFDEEKRASLGD; this comes from the coding sequence TTGAGCGTCAGCATCAGATTAAGAAGGATGGGCAAGAAAAAGCAGCCCTATTACAGGGTAGTAGTCGCGGATTCCCGTTCCCCGAGGGATGGGCGCTTTATCGAGACCATCGGCACTTATGATCCCAAAAAGGACCCTGCCGAAATCACCCTCATGGAGGACAAGGCTCTCCACTGGCTGAGAAACGGAGCGAAGCCTTCGGATACCGTCCGGAGTCTTATGTCCAAGACCGGCATCCTGAAGAGATTCGACGAGGAGAAGAGAGCCTCCCTGGGCGACTGA
- the rimM gene encoding 16S rRNA processing protein RimM, with amino-acid sequence MSREFFPIAQIVRPHGRRGDVRLRLLTDHPETLTAAKKIYLCRDPDDTVEVKPLDVGSVRKHQGAFLMKLDGVNDITGAQVLRGWYVCLPEEDLLPLADGEFFLHDLIDLEVRDHLGNSVGRTDQVMETGGTPVLVVHGAEGEEILIPFSPESVRDVDLEQKLLILMHLPGLLEINR; translated from the coding sequence ATGTCCCGGGAATTTTTTCCAATAGCACAGATCGTGCGACCGCACGGGCGCAGGGGGGATGTCCGCCTGCGTCTGCTCACCGATCATCCTGAGACCCTGACGGCGGCGAAAAAAATATATCTCTGCCGCGACCCCGACGATACGGTGGAGGTGAAACCACTTGACGTCGGGTCAGTGAGAAAACACCAGGGTGCTTTTCTTATGAAACTCGACGGTGTGAATGACATCACAGGCGCTCAAGTCCTGAGAGGCTGGTACGTCTGCCTTCCCGAAGAGGACCTGCTTCCCCTGGCCGACGGGGAGTTCTTCCTGCACGATCTCATCGACCTGGAGGTCCGCGACCACCTTGGAAACAGCGTGGGCAGGACCGATCAGGTCATGGAGACGGGTGGCACGCCCGTTCTCGTTGTCCACGGCGCTGAGGGGGAGGAGATCCTTATCCCCTTCTCTCCGGAATCGGTCAGGGATGTCGATCTGGAACAGAAACTGCTGATCCTCATGCATCTCCCCGGCCTCCTGGAAATAAACAGGTGA